DNA from Cupriavidus necator N-1:
GCCGAATTCGACGTCGTACTGGCCCCGAGCGCCGAAGGCGAAGCGCCTGCTGGCCTTGGCGCCACCGGCGATCCGATTTTCTGCCGCATGTGGTCGCTGCTGGGCACCCCATGCGTCCATGTGCCAACGGGGACCGGCGCCACCGGCATGCCGGTTGGCGTGACCGTGACGGGGCCGCGCCATGCCGATGCCCGCGTGCTCGGCATGGCTCATCGTCTTGAGCAGGCGCTCGGCGCCAGCCTTGCCTGATATCTGGAGACCAAATTGACCGTATCGAACCCGCCCACCCTCACCAACGCACAAACCATTGCCGAACGCGCGCAGGATCATGTGGGCGCCGAGCGCCTGGCCGCATCGCTGGCAGCCCTGGCCCGGTTTGGCCTGCGCCACGACGGCGGCGTTTCCCGCGAAACGCTGACCGCGATCGACCTGGCCGCCCGGCGCCACCTGATCGACCAGGCACGCGCGCTGGGCTGCACAGTCGGCATCGACGATTGCGGCAACCTGTTTTTCCGCCGCCCCGGCCGCGAAGACCTGCCGCCGGTGCTGACCGGCAGCCACGCCGATACGCAGCCGGTGGGCGGCAAGTACGACGGCGCGTACGGCGTGCTGGCCGGCCTGGAAGTAATTGCCGCGCTCAACGCGGCCGGCATTGAGACATTGCGCCCCGTCGAGGTTGTGTCCTGGACCAACGAGGAAGGCAGCCGCTTCGGTCCCGGCGCGATGGGGTCGAGCGCCTTCGTCGAACCCGCGCGGCTGGCAGGCTATCGCGACGTGACTGATGCGGCCGGTATTCGGTTCGGCGAGGCGCTCGATGCCGCGCTGGCGGAAAGCCATGACGTGCCCAGGGTGCCGATGGCGCGGCCCATGGCGGCATGCGTCGAACTGCACATCGAACAGGGGCCGGTGCTGGAAGGCGCAAATGTGCCGCTGGGCGTGGTCACCGGCATCCAGGCGGTACGCTGGTTCCGCATGGAATGCACGGGTACGATGGCCCATGCCGGCACCACGCCGATGGCGGTGCGACACGATGCGATGGCCGCGGCCGTGGCCATTGCGCAAGACCTGTACACGCTGGCGCCGCGCCATGCGGCCGCCCCCGGCACTCCCGAACTGCGCCTGACGCTGGGCCGCTGGAGCGTGGCGCCGAACTCGGTCAACACCATTCCCGGCCACGTCACGTTCACGGTCGATATGCGCTGCCTGGACGACGCCGCGCTTGATCGCGCCGAAGCGGCATTGCGCGCGGCGTGTGTCAGGCACGCACATGCGCCCGAAGCGGTCACGGTCACGCGCTTCTTCCATCGCGAGCCGACGCATTTCCCCGAGGCCATGCTGGGCACCATCGAGCGCGCCTGCTCGCGTGCCAGCGGCAACGCCGGCCGGGCGCTGCCGATGCGGCTGACCTCCGGCGCGTTCCACGACGCCATGTACCTGGCCGACCATTGCCCCACGGCGATGATCTTCGTGCCAAGCAAAGGGGGCATCAGCCACAATGCCGCCGAAGATACGGAAGGCGCCGATCTGTTCCTTGGAGCCCAGGCACTGGCTTACACTGTCGCCGAACTGGCCAGCCGCTGAACACATCGACGTACGGCGCCTGGCGGCCGATCCAAGTCCAACCCATTCCGAGCCTGCATGGCAAAGACCGAGCGCCCCACACCTGAAACGGCCGACAGCAAGTCGGCCACCCTGACGCTTGGCGTCAAGCTGCGCCACGCCCGGCTGGTGGCCGGCTACACGCTGCTACAGCTCGCCGGGAAGGCGGGGTGCTCGGAAAGCCTGATTTCAAAGATTGAGCGCGGGCTGGCCACCCCGTCGTTTACCACGCTGCACCGGCTGGCCGTAGCGCTGGACACCAATATCGGCGCGCTGACCAGCGACGAGGAGCCAAACCAGTCGCCGATCCTGCGGCATGGTGAACGCCCGGTGATCCGGGCCGGCGGCGTGGCGCTCGAACGCGTGGTGCTGCCCAAGCGTGGCGGCCTGCTGCAGGCCAACATCCACATCGTCTGGCCCGGCGAGGCCAGCGACGGGCAGATCGAGCACCAGGGCGAGGAAGTGGGCTACGTGCTCGAAGGACAGCTCGAACTGATGCTCGGCGACGACGTCTACCTGATCGGCCCGGGCGATGCCTTCACGTTCGCCAGCCAGGTGCCGCATGGCTACCGCAATGTGGGCGACGTCGTGGCCAGGGTGCTGTGGGTGAATTCGCCGGCCACCTTCTGAGACGGGCGGACGAAATGCGGGCTTCCGCAGGGAAGCCCGCGCCTTGGGGTCAGGCCCGCAGGAAGGCAGACTTAGCGTAGAACCCGTCTTCAGTCCTAGTCGTCATCGTGCCAACGGCGCCACTCGCGATGGCGCTCTCTCCACTCGCGTTCCCTCCACCGCCGTTCACGCCACTGTTGTTCACGCCATTCGCGTGCTTGCCAATCGTCGTAGTAACCAGGCGCCACTACCACCGGGCGCGGAGCCACGTAAACTGGGGCCGGCTCGTAGTACACCGGGGGTGGAGGCGCTGCAACTACGACACCTGGAATACCGATGCCAATTCCGACGTCTACCCTTGCCTGGGCGGTGCCTGACGCAAGCACGGATGCGGCTGCAATTGCACAAACTGCCAAGATCTTCTGCATGATGCTGTTCCGTCGAATGTTGCCAATACCTTAGGGGGTTCTCGCCATGTTTGGTATGAGCAGAACCTAAAGCTGGTTACCTCGTGTAACGGCGACAGCTTGTGACAGTTGACCACGGCGCTTGAGAGTCTTGTAAGGCTTTGTATCCACGCCTTCGTGGGCTGACGCTTCATTGACGTCCTTATATGAACACCGCCCGGATGCCAAGGTAAATTGAAGGGCTTTGGCTTGTAGGTATGGGTTGCTGTCTTATATCCGACCTTGCTGCAGGAACGTGCCTGCGGGCCTTGATGGAATCAGCCGGGAACGTCCCCATCTCCCACGACGGGCTGTAAGCCGCTTGGACGTCATCGGGTTTGCGTTCCCGCGGTCCGACCTAGTTTGCCATCACACCTTATCTCCTTACCCTGTGCAACCCTGAAGGTATTCGTTTGTGCCCTGCTGTGGTCGTGCTTTCGCTACGCAGGCCGTGCGCTGATATAGCCGGGTTCATAGACGCGGCGATGGGCAAGCAATGCCCAGGCGGTGCGCGCCATCTTGTTGGCTAGCGCGACGATGGCAACATTGGTCGGGCGCCTGACCAGCAGGGCCTCAGCCCAGCACGGGCGCCGCTTCGAGCGGGTCAGCACGATGCGTGCGCCATGGATCAGCAGTTTGCGCAAATAGGGATCGCCACGTTTGCTGATATGGCCGAGGTGAACCTTGCCGCCGGTGCCACTCTGGGTTGGTACCAGGCCCAGGCTGGCCGCGAAGGCTCTGCCTGAGCGGTAAGCCTGGGGAGATCCCATGGTGGCAACCAGGGCCGTGGCGGTGATCGGGCCAATTCCCGGAATCGCATCCACACATTGGGCGGCAGGCTCGGTTTTTAGCCATGCAGCGATCTCTTGCTCGGCCGCGAGGATTTCAGCGTCCAACTGCCTGAGTCGCTGTAACTGGCGCGACAACAGTCGCCACAAGGGAGCCGGGATGGTTTGCTCGATCTCGCTCAGTCGGGTGACAAACTGCGCCATGGCAGCCTTGCGACCAAGCACGAAGTGCAGGCCGTATTCGCCCAGCAAGCCGCGAATCTGATTCACTTGCCGCGTGCGGCTGTCGACTAGTTCCGAGCGAATTCGGTGCAATCCAAGTAAGGCTTGCTGTGCCTCAGTCTTTACCGGTATCGGTCGCATCCCAGGTTGCTGCGCGGCTGTCCAGATCGCGCGCGCGTCGGCCGCATCGGTCTTGTTGGTCCGCACGAACGGTCGCACGTACTTTGGGTGGAGTAGGATGGCTTCATGGCCCAGGCTGATAATCTTTCTTGCCCACCAGTGCGCGCCGCCACACGCCTCCAGTACGAACTTGCCGGGGGTGCGATTGCTCAGAAAGGAAATCAGTTGGGTCTTGCTGAGGCGCCGGCTGTGCGTCTCGCCCGTCTCTGGGTCGACCCAGTAGAGCTGGAAGATCGACTTTGCAAGATCCAGCCCATATGTCGTAGCATTCATTTGGGCTCTCCTTACCTCAAGTGATGGTTCGGATCTTCACTTTGGCACATCGATGCCGTCGGTCAAGCGAGAGCCCCTCATCGTGGAACCCCCGCTAGCGTTACTGACGGGCGGTGTTCATTCCATCTCCCCGTCCTCAGCCTTCGGCTGCCGCCTTACGGCGGAAAGGACGAGGATTCCTACGGCGCTACGTGATGCTCTACGTAGTCACTTCGGTGGGTTCCTGCTTCGTAGAGCGGCTTGACTACGCCGACTCTCCACAGGCTGCAACGCGGTGCCCCCGCGCCAAAATGTTGATCGCGCCGACCACGTCGGCGTGATTCGCATAGCCGCATGCCACACAGGCGAAGCTCGCCTGGCTCTGCCGGTTCTCGGCAGATACATGCCCGCAGCAAGGGCACGTGCGACTGGTGTGCTGTGGCGGCACAGCTATTAGCCAGCCGCCATTCCACGCTAGCTTGTATTCCAGTTGACGCCCGAACTCGTACCAACCCTGATCGAGGATGGCCTTGTTCAGGCCGGACTTGGCCCTGACGTTCTTGCCCGGTTGCCCGCTTGAACCGGCCGCTGACTTGGACATGTTCCGTACCTTCAGGTCCTCGATACACACCATCGCTTGATTTTCGCTGATCGTGGTCGTGGCTTTGTGCAGGTAGTCGAGGCGGGCGTTACCGATGCGTGCGTGGATACGCTGGATTCGGGCCTTGGACTTCTTCCAGTTGTTGCTGAATTTCATCTTGCGGCTCATCGCCCGCTGCGCACGGCGCAGTCTGGCTTCGTGCTTCCTAAAGCTGTTGAGCGGCGCGAGGAAAGTGCCATCGCTCATGGTGGCAAAGCGAGCGATGCCCATGTCGATGCCGATGGCGCTGGTGGCTTTCGGCACAGGTCGCTCGACCTTCCGCTCAGTCTGGATCGAAACAAACCACTTGCCGCCCGAAAGACTGACGCAGGCATTGCGTACCTCACCGAGTACGTCGCGGCTGTTCCTGTATCGCAGCCAGCCCAGCTTGGGCAAAAAGATACGCGAGTTGGTCTGATCAAGCTTGATTTGCTTCTGGTCGGGATAGCGGAAACTGTCGCCCAGACCCTTCTTCTTGAAACGCGGGAAGTCGGCCCGTTTTGCGAAGAAATTTGTGTAGGCCCGCTCCAAGTCCTTGAGCGTCTGTTGAAGAGGATGGACTGGTGCATCAGCCAGCCATGCTGTTTCCGTGCTGTTGCGCCACTCCGTGAGTTGCTTACACAGACCGGCATAGCTGAGCTTCTTTTCGCCTTGATCGTAACGCTGTTTCTGCAACGCCAGCGCCTTGTTATAGACGAACCGGCACGATCCGGCATAACGGCGCATGTTGCGCTGCTGCTCGCCGTTCGGCATCAATTCGTATTTGAAGGCTTGAAGACGCTGCATGGCCCAATCATACTCTTGGCCTATGAGCGACGACAATGACATTCGGCAGAGGACCTGCGCGACATATTTACCGGCGTTTGCGCAGATTTCGAAGCTGAACTGGTGGAGTTCGATGGGGAGGACGATCACGTTCACCTTCTTGTGAACTACCCGCCAAAGGTCGCGGTGTCCGCACTGGTAAACAGCTTGAAAGGGGTATCCAGCCGTATGATCCGAAAGAAGAACTACCCGAGCATCAGCAAGAAGCTATGGGGCGGTGCGCTGTGGTCGCCGTCTTACTTCGCAGGGAGCTGCGGCGGTGCGCCCATCGAGATCATCCGCCAATACATTGAGCAACAACAGACGCCGCATTAGCCGCCGAAAGGACGCCGACGGCGTCCGCGCTATCCTTCTCCGGCCTAAAGGCCGAGGCTTGCCGCGCACCTGGTCAAGCGGCGGAGCTCCTTCCGTCAACGGGTAGTGCTATCGGTCAGCGCGTCGCAGCTGCGCTCGCAGGCCTGCCCTGCGATGCGGGCAGAAGTCAGGGACTGGCGCATCAATCCTTGTTACGGTCTCTGCCGCGACCGTTGCCACCGTCGGCATCACGATTCCGCCCACGGTCATCACCGCGGTTACCGCCACGGTCATTGCCCCGGTCCTCGCCACGCTCGCCTCGCCGGTCCCGGCCGCGATTCTCCGCGCGCACATCGCCGCGATTCCATCCACGCTTCTCGCCGCGGTTTTCACCTTGATCTCCGCCACGGTTCCAGCCGCGGTTATCACGATCGCTCCAATCACGGCCCCTGTTTCGCTTCTCGTCCCGGTCCCAGCCCCGATCCCAGTCACCGCCCCACTTTCGGTTGCCGCCGTAGTACCTCGCGCCGTCCCAATCGGAGTAACCGCCGCCGTAAATGGGACGCGAGTAGCCGCCGTGGTAGTAGCCGTCATCATAGGGAGCGATGGCGCAGCCGGTGAGAAGTGCTGCCGTGGCTACGGTGAGCACAAATAGGGATTTCATGGTGACCTGCGCTTGCAGTTGGCGAATTTGCCGCAAGGATACCGACGGGCACCTCCCCTGGTTGTAAGAAATGGTGTCCCACAGCGCGGGGGCGGAGCTAGCTGTAGTCGTCAACCCGCGCCGATGACGGCAGCACCGGTCGCCAGCGTGCCTGAGATGGCGAGCCAGTCGGCGAAGGAATCGAAGCGATTTGGGGTAGCCGCATGGGGCTACAAGCCGGTCTTGGTGTTCTCGACGCAAGCCTTTGCGTAAGCGATTGCTTCGGTCATTGCCTCGTCCTCGCTATTGAACGAGGCTTTGATCTTGTGCCGCAAGCCTGGGACAAACTCGTTCGCGTGATCGATTCTTCGCTCGAACAATACCGATGCATCCCAGGTCCCGGATTTGGACTTCCAGACCGTGCAGTGGCAGTAGTACTCCCCTTCTTCGACCCAGGCATGGCTCGACATGGCGACCTCCCATCGTTTCGAGGAATCCTAGCATGACAAAAGACGCCTCATCCGGCATCAACTGCGGCGGCGCATAGGCTGCCAATCCGTAGGTCTGGGGGTCGATTTCAGAGGGGTTCAGCCGTGATCATCTACTCACGCTTTCGCCCAGGCAATGCCGGCTGCCGCAGCACGCTCGAACGAGGGGTAGTACCCCAAGGGATCCGATCCTTCCTCGATGCGGCCGTCCTTCTCAACTGCACCGGATGCCTCGAAGGATCCGTCGCCAAGCTGCTTGGCAAAGCCGCGGACGATGTAGCCCTGGTAGCTTTCGATTGTCATGACGACCTCCGATTCAGATAGGAAAATCGTAGCATGAAGACACCGGTCAACCCGCAGTGCGCGCTGTGCATCAAGCGCGCCGGACGATACGTGTCCTGACGGAAATGGGGTTCACACGCTGCAGGGAAGCTACACTGGCAAGCTCGGGCTCTATCTAACTCACGCTTGGAGGAACCACGATGGCAAAGCTGATGGTGCTATACAAGAAGCCTGCGGACACGGCGGCGTTTGATTCCTATTACTTCTCGACCCATGTTCCGATCGCCAAGAAGATCGCCGGCCTGCGAAGCTACGAGGTCAGCAGCGGCCCGGTTGCAAGCCCAGCCGGCGATTCGCCGATTCACCTGGTTGCGGTGCTGAGCTTCGATTCGCTGGCGGCTCTCCGGCAGGCAATGGCTTCGCCTGAGGGCGCCGCCGCAGCAGCTGACCTGGCCAATTTTGCCCAGGCCGGCGTTGACATGCTGATATTCGACACGAAGGAAGTTTAGGTCGGCGCTTCGCGGCCCCACTGCGGCACAGAGGAGGCGAGAGATCGGCGGCGGTGCAAAGCACATGGCCGCCTCCAGCGCTCCACCTCTTCTGGCTTTCCAGGAGCCAAAGCCGACTTAATTTGCAGCCGCCTTTGAGGCCTGTGCCGCACGACGTTGCATGCCTTTCGAGGCCACCTGCGCAGCAGTATTGAAGCTGCTCTCGGCCACTTGCACGGCCTGCTTTGCCGTCGTTTGCATCGACTCATAGAGCGTAGTGGTCGCGTTGACTGCCTCCTGCCAGGCAGCCAATGGCGCCGCCGCCGTGCCGGCTGGCGTTTGGCTCACCACGCTTCCAAGGAAGTCTTGCAGACCCTGCTTGCCTGCCGTGTATTGGACCTCGGCGACCTTCTCGAACTCCGCCCGGGTGGCGGCGAGGATGTCGTACAGTTGACGGCGATACGCCAAGACATTGTCGGCTGCGGGTTGAAATAGCTCGATTTGCAATTCGACCAGTTCTTGCGGGTCCTTGGCTGAGAGCGCTTTCCTGGCGCCTTCTCGTGAATCAGCCAGCGCCGTCTTCATCGTTTGCAGATTCAGCTCCAGCAGTTTTTCGAAGCCCTCAAAGGCCTTGCCGGTCAGCCCGGTCAGGGCTTCA
Protein-coding regions in this window:
- the phaP4 gene encoding TIGR01841 family phasin PhaP4 → MTQWSPEQFMKVQLAGIEALTGLTGKAFEGFEKLLELNLQTMKTALADSREGARKALSAKDPQELVELQIELFQPAADNVLAYRRQLYDILAATRAEFEKVAEVQYTAGKQGLQDFLGSVVSQTPAGTAAAPLAAWQEAVNATTTLYESMQTTAKQAVQVAESSFNTAAQVASKGMQRRAAQASKAAAN
- a CDS encoding RNA-guided endonuclease InsQ/TnpB family protein → MQRLQAFKYELMPNGEQQRNMRRYAGSCRFVYNKALALQKQRYDQGEKKLSYAGLCKQLTEWRNSTETAWLADAPVHPLQQTLKDLERAYTNFFAKRADFPRFKKKGLGDSFRYPDQKQIKLDQTNSRIFLPKLGWLRYRNSRDVLGEVRNACVSLSGGKWFVSIQTERKVERPVPKATSAIGIDMGIARFATMSDGTFLAPLNSFRKHEARLRRAQRAMSRKMKFSNNWKKSKARIQRIHARIGNARLDYLHKATTTISENQAMVCIEDLKVRNMSKSAAGSSGQPGKNVRAKSGLNKAILDQGWYEFGRQLEYKLAWNGGWLIAVPPQHTSRTCPCCGHVSAENRQSQASFACVACGYANHADVVGAINILARGHRVAACGESA
- a CDS encoding EthD family reductase codes for the protein MAKLMVLYKKPADTAAFDSYYFSTHVPIAKKIAGLRSYEVSSGPVASPAGDSPIHLVAVLSFDSLAALRQAMASPEGAAAAADLANFAQAGVDMLIFDTKEV
- a CDS encoding helix-turn-helix domain-containing protein; this encodes MAKTERPTPETADSKSATLTLGVKLRHARLVAGYTLLQLAGKAGCSESLISKIERGLATPSFTTLHRLAVALDTNIGALTSDEEPNQSPILRHGERPVIRAGGVALERVVLPKRGGLLQANIHIVWPGEASDGQIEHQGEEVGYVLEGQLELMLGDDVYLIGPGDAFTFASQVPHGYRNVGDVVARVLWVNSPATF
- a CDS encoding IS110 family RNA-guided transposase; the protein is MNATTYGLDLAKSIFQLYWVDPETGETHSRRLSKTQLISFLSNRTPGKFVLEACGGAHWWARKIISLGHEAILLHPKYVRPFVRTNKTDAADARAIWTAAQQPGMRPIPVKTEAQQALLGLHRIRSELVDSRTRQVNQIRGLLGEYGLHFVLGRKAAMAQFVTRLSEIEQTIPAPLWRLLSRQLQRLRQLDAEILAAEQEIAAWLKTEPAAQCVDAIPGIGPITATALVATMGSPQAYRSGRAFAASLGLVPTQSGTGGKVHLGHISKRGDPYLRKLLIHGARIVLTRSKRRPCWAEALLVRRPTNVAIVALANKMARTAWALLAHRRVYEPGYISARPA
- a CDS encoding M20 family metallo-hydrolase; the encoded protein is MTVSNPPTLTNAQTIAERAQDHVGAERLAASLAALARFGLRHDGGVSRETLTAIDLAARRHLIDQARALGCTVGIDDCGNLFFRRPGREDLPPVLTGSHADTQPVGGKYDGAYGVLAGLEVIAALNAAGIETLRPVEVVSWTNEEGSRFGPGAMGSSAFVEPARLAGYRDVTDAAGIRFGEALDAALAESHDVPRVPMARPMAACVELHIEQGPVLEGANVPLGVVTGIQAVRWFRMECTGTMAHAGTTPMAVRHDAMAAAVAIAQDLYTLAPRHAAAPGTPELRLTLGRWSVAPNSVNTIPGHVTFTVDMRCLDDAALDRAEAALRAACVRHAHAPEAVTVTRFFHREPTHFPEAMLGTIERACSRASGNAGRALPMRLTSGAFHDAMYLADHCPTAMIFVPSKGGISHNAAEDTEGADLFLGAQALAYTVAELASR
- a CDS encoding transposase — its product is MKSLFVLTVATAALLTGCAIAPYDDGYYHGGYSRPIYGGGYSDWDGARYYGGNRKWGGDWDRGWDRDEKRNRGRDWSDRDNRGWNRGGDQGENRGEKRGWNRGDVRAENRGRDRRGERGEDRGNDRGGNRGDDRGRNRDADGGNGRGRDRNKD